AAAAATGGCGTAATAAGTTAGGTCTATTCTTAGGTCCTGTTATTTTTGTTATATTTTACTTCTTACCATATTCATCAATTTCTTATCAAGCACATACTCTTGCTGCGATAATATTGTGGGTAATCGTTTGGTGGATTACTGAGGCTGTCCCAATTCCTGCAACATCACTGATTGGAGCAGTTCTTTGCGTCGTCTTTAATGTCGCCGATGTCAAGAAGATATTTGCTCCATTTGCAGACCCAATAGTTTTTCTATTCTTAGGAAGCTTTATTATTGCTTCTGCAATGAGTAAGCATGGAATTGACAAAAGGTTTGCCTTGAAAATTCTATCATTAAAGTATGTAGGTAGAAGTACCGGAAGAATACTATTCACTTTCGGGGCAATTACTGCATTTATTTCAATGTGGATAAGTAATACAGCTGCAACTGCAATGATGCTTCCAATTGCTATTGGTGTTGTGTCTTCTGTAGCTAAAATTATTGGAGATGAAAAAGGAATTGAAATAGACCCAAAGAGATTTAAATTTGGCACTGCTATGATGTTAATGACAGCATATTCTGCATCTATTGGGGGAATTGGAACTCCGGTTGGAACCCCTCCTAACTTGATAGGCATTGCTATGATTGAGAAATTTGCTTTCTTCAAAATATCATTCTTTCAATGGGTTATGATAGCGTTACCAATGCTTTTAATAATGTATGGCTTTCTTTTTATTCTGATATACTATCTAAACAAACCCGAAACTTCAAAATTAAATACTTCCTCTGTTTTTATATCTGATTTTAAGAATAAACTTGGTTCTATGAAAGCAGGGGAATTTAATGCAATCATTGCTTTTGTAATAACTGTTATATTGTGGCTAATACCCGGTTTCCTAGCATTGATTTACGGAACGGATTCATCTGAATATAAAATTTATAATGACCATCTGCCTGAATCAATAGCTGCTTTAATTGGAGCGGCTTTACTTTTTCTGCTCCCGGTACGAGTCAAGAAACTTGAGTTTACCGTAAACTGGAAGGATGCAATTAAGATTGATTGGGGTACTTTGATACTGTTTGGCGGAGGACTTTCTCTCGGTAATTTGATGTTTGAAACAAAACTTGCTGAATATCTCGGGACGTCATTTATTAATTTTAGCGGACTTGATACAATTTGGGGAATTACATTCGCTGCTATATTCATATCTATAATAGTCAGCGAAGCAACATCAAATACTGCATCTGCCAACATGATCGTTCCTGTCGTGATATCCATTTGTATTGCTGGAAATTTAAATCCTGTCCCGCCTGCTATAGGTGCTACGATTGGTGCAAGCTGGGGGTTTATGCTTCCGGTATCGACTCCGCCAAATGCTATTGTTTATGGGTCGGGAATGGTTCCAATTACTAAAATGATAAGGTCAGGAGTGTTTTTTGATGTTATTGGCGGATTGTTGATTTGGATTATTCTTAGATTACTGCTTCCATTATTTAATCTTGCCTGATTTAATACATTTAATAAACAATTATAAATAATTAATTTGAAATAATTAAATTTAATTTAATAAATTAGTTAGTGAATTCATTACAGATTAAAAATTTGCATAAACGCCCGATTGGTGTTTTTGATTCAGGAATCGGAGGTCTTACGGTTGCAAGAGCACTATTTGAATCGCTTCCGAATGAAGATATTATTTATCTCGGTGATTCTGCCCGGCTTCCATACGGTACAAAATCTAAAGAAACAGTTATACTCTATTCAATTGAATGTCTTAAATTTTTACTTTCTAAAAAAGTAAAAATGGTAGTTGTTGCATGTAATACTGCTTCGTCTGTTGCTGTTCCGTTTCTTCAGAAAGTTACAAGAATACCGGTAATTGGAGTCATAGTACCGGGATCTGAAGCAGCAGTCAAAGCAACAAAGAATAACAGAATTGGTGTAATTGGTACGCGGGGAACGATTAATTCCGGCTCATATGGTAAATGCATAAGAAGGATAAATAAGAATATTGAAGTTCATTCAAAGTCATGCAGTTTGTTTGTTCAATTATCCGAGGATGGATGGACTGATAATAAAATTGCTGAACTTACAGCATGGGAATATCTTCATGGATTTAAAAATCAAAAGATAGATACAATGATTTTAGGATGTACTCATTATCCGATATTAAAGAAAACAATAGGCAAAGTGATGGGAAGCAGAATTAAATTGATTGATTCGGGTGAAGAAACAGCCAGAGATGTTAAAAATATTCTTGCAAAAAGAAACTTACTTAGTACTAAGAAGAAAAATGGAGAGCATAAATATTTTGTGACTGATTCTCCGAATAATTTTCACCAAATTGCAGAGAGGTTTCTTGGAAAGAAAATTAAAAATGTTAAACTTGTAAAACTTCATTGATGAAACAGGAAGAAATTATAGAAATATTTCAGAAAACAGGGGCATTGCTTGAGGGTCACTTTATACTTACGTCAGGATATCATAGTCCTCATTATTTTCAGTGTGCTAAAGTATTACAGTACCCAGAATATCTTACTAACTTTGCGAAACAAATTGCAAGTTATTTTATTAATGATGAAATTGATATAATTCTAAGCCCTGCTATTGGTGGAATAGTTTTGGGTACGGAAGTAGGACGAATTTTGAATAAAAGAAGTATATTTGCAGAAAGAGTAGAAAACAAGCTGAAATTAAGAAGAGGCTTTTCGTTAGATAATGGACTCCGAGTATTGTGTGTTGAAGATGTTGTCACAACCGGCGGAAGTGTCTTTGAATTAATAAATATTGTTAGGGATTCTTTTTGTGAACTTGCAGGTGTTGGATTTATAATTGACCGTTCTAATGGCAGGATTGATTTCAAAACCAAGCAGATATCCTTAGCAAAATTTGATGTAATTAAATATGCTGAAGAAGAATTACCGGAATGGCTGGCTGCTATTCAAGTAACTAAACCAGGGAGCAGAAGTAATCAAAAATAATCGTTTTTCGTTTTTTAATTTTTAATTATAGCTTTATTTTAAAATCTTATTATTACTAAATCACTCGATCCCAAAGATTGAAAGTAAAGTTCAACGAATATCCTTCTAAATTAATAAGTTTTGCTAACCGTATTTGAATTCTAAAACTGATAACATATCCAAATATTTAAGCATTTTTATGTAGGATGTTTATTGTTTGAATATTCTTCTTAATATAACTAACTTTAATAAAATTTATGATTATGAAGCACATATACTTTTTGATTATTCCAATTATGTTTCTCATTGGTTGTTCTCCATCCGATTCAAGTAAGTTGAATGAGGATATTAAGAATCTTAAGATATCTTTAGATTCTCTGAAGACACTAAATCAAATTAATGATAAAACACTTGATAGTCTTAATGAAGTCAATAAGCTTAAAGAAGAACAATTACTACAATATCAACATGCTCTTGACTCACTGAAGAAGAACTTTCAGGAAGAAGAATCCGGGAAATAATGAATTTTTAGAAGGAAGGAATAGCGGAATTTATTCAGTATAAATTCCGTTTTGAATATTATGAAAAGCAATATATTCCTAATATTTTTATACCTAACCTTATCATTAACCGGTTGCTTGCAGGATAGGTCAGTATCTAAATTATTAAACACAAACATAAATAACATGGACTCTATTAACAAATATAAAACACTTACACCTGAAGAAGAATATGTCTTAGTCAACAAAGGTACTGAAAGACCATATTCAGGGGAATACAATGACAATAAGAGAAAGGGTACTTATTGTTGCAAAAGATGCAATGCACCTTTGTTTAAATCTGAGAATAAATTTGATTCACACTGCGGATGGCCCAGTTTTGATCTTGAAATTAAAGGTGCTGTAAATCGTGTACTTGATACGGATGGATTGCGTACTGAAATTATCTGTAGTAACTGTGGGGGGCACTTGGGGCATGTTTTTATGGGAGAAGGATTTACGGAAAAAAACACAAGGCATTGTGTCAATTCAATATCACTGGTATTTGAAGAAGATTCACAGAATTCTGAAACAGCCTATTTTGCGGGAGGGTGTTTCTGGGGTGTAGAGTATCTAATGAAGAAAAAGAATGGTGTAATATCAACTACTGTCGGTTTTATTGGTGGAGTTAAAGAAAATCCGACTTATGAAGAAGTCTGTACTGGAAAAACAGGTCATGCTGAAGTCCTTGAAATATTATTCAATCCCGAAATTATTTCATTTGAAGAATTAGCTAAACTTTTCTTTGAGATACATGATTTCACACAAGTAAACAGACAAGGTCCTGATGTTGGAACACAATACCGCTCAGGGGTTTTCTATACAACTGATGAGCAGAAAAAAGTAATGGAAAAGTTAATTATAATATTAACGGAAAAAGGTTACAAAGTATCGACAGAAATTAAGAAAGCTAATAAATTCTGGAAAGCAGAAGGTTATCATCAGGATTATTATGAGGTTACCGGCAAACAGCCATACTGTCATACATATAAAAAGATTTTTGATTGAAAACGGAATGAAAACATTAATTTTTAAATAGATATATCCTTTAATAAAAGTATTGTGTGTAAAAGTGATTAATATCTAAAGTACTAATACCTGTTTTTTATATTTATAAATCTCACATTTTTAATTAACTTAATAATCTGTCAAACAATTAAAAAGATTGAAAAAACTTTTCATAATATTAGTTTTTATAAATTCTTCCAATTCTTTATTTTGTCAAAGTTTAGAGAAATATGATCTATCCAACAAAAATTCATTCTCGGTTTCGAAAACGGCTGATTCTTTTCTTCCTTATTCTATAGTGTTTGCTTCTATAATTTATCTTTTAAATCCAATAATACTGTTCGAAAATGATAGGATAAATCTTGGTTTTAATAAAGAATTCTCTGTTGGATTTGGTCACTTTGGCGAGCACAGGATTTCAGCTGATTATGCCTATATCTTCAGAGAAGAGAATACACAGCATTTTAGACTCGGGTACAAATATGATTATTTACTGAAAGATATAGAGCCATCGAACACATTGCAAACATCATCCGCAGTCACTTTTGGATTATCTTATTTTACGGATTTTTCATTAAGCGGAATATCTCCAGAAATTGGTATCGGGTATTCAATAAGAAATAATAAGCTACTCATATATCCAAATGCAAAATTTAGATTTACTTTAATGCAGGACTTGAAAGGGAATTTATTTGATTTTTCATTTGGTGTAATGTTTGGAATCGCAAATCCTTTCACCGGAAGCAAAGTAAGAAAAAAATTTTGAGAAGATGAAATATACTAAGTTAATAAAAATTAAAATAAGCGAGGCAGGACTTATAGTTCTTTTTAGCCTGCGTTTTTTTAGAGAATCATTGAAACCTCCTTTCGAAATTCGAGAGATATCAAGACAGTTCTATTATCTAATAGTTAATTCCCTTCCATTAGTTAGTATAACAGGCATTATTATTGGATTAACACTCGCATTGCAATTAAAGCCTACTCTTGGATCTTTTGGTGCAGATGCAATGATACCTTCACTATTATCTGTCTCAATACTTCGTGAAATAGGGCCTGTTATTATATCTTTAATATGTGCTGGTAAGATGGGATCTGCTATTGGTGCTGAACTCGGTTCAATGAAAGTGACAGAACAGATCTTTGCGATGGAAGTCTCAGCGGTACGTCCTTTCAGGTATTTAGTGGTCACAAGGGTTATTGCAACTACAATCGGTGTTCCTCTATTAATTGTATACGCCAATCTATTAGCCCTTTACGGAGGATATATTGCAATGAAATTAATCAGTAACACAAACTTTCAGTTATACTTTACGACCGCACTTAATGTGTTGGGATTTATTGACGTATTACCGTCATTTCTTAAGACTTTTCTATTCGGATTTACTATAGGTATTGTTGGTTCTTACAAAGGTTATAATTGCTCGCGAGGTACAGAAAGTGTAGGAATTGCTGCAAATTCATCTGTAGTCTTATCTTCTCTTTTAATAATTCTAATTGATTTAATAATGGTTCAACTTTCAACTCTCATTTAATGATTGATAAGTATAAATATATTATTGAAATTAAACATTTGAACAAATCTTTCAATAGTACACGTATTATTGAAGATATCAACCTCAATGTAAAGAGAGGAGAAACAATAGTAGTACTTGGAAAGTCAGGAACCGGAAAATCTGTGATTTTACAATGTATTATAGGTCTCCTAATACCTGAAAATGGTGAAGTTATAGTTTTTGGAGACGATATATTTTCTATGTCTGAAAAAGGATTTAATGCATTCAGAAAGAAAACAGGTTTTCTTTTTCAGAGCGGAGCACTTTATGATTCGATGAGTGTGCGAGAAAATCTTGAGTTTCCTTTAAAGAGACATTATAAACTTTCAAAGAATGAACTTGAAGTACGGGTAAAAAAATCTTTAGAAGAGGTTGGATTGCTCGAAGCTATAAATAAAATGCCGTCAGAAGTATCGGGCGGGATGAGAAAGAGGATAGGGTTAGCACGAACTTTAATATTACAACCTGAGATTATTTTGTATGATGAACCCACGACGGGTCTTGATCCTGCAACGTCAAGGGAAATAAGTAGATTAATCAGAAATATACAGAAAGAAAGAAATATTACTTCAATTGTAGTAACCCACGATATGGAATGTGTTGAAATAACTGCAGACAGAGTAGTTGTATTAAAGGACGGAAAGTTTATTATTAATGACACTTATGATGAAGTCAGGAAATCAAAAGACGAATTTATTAAATCATTTTTTGAATAAAAATTTAGATAATAATATGAATAGTGATTTTAAAAAGAACCTTATTGTAGGATTATTTACCATTGTTGGCATTAGTCTATTTACATTTATAATATTTTATATAGGCAGCAACGATAATCTTTTTACACACACAATAAAAGTGATTACATATTTTGAGAATGTTTCCGGCTTAAAATCCGGAACCAATGTTACATATTCGGGAATAGATGTAGGCTCTGTAACTGATATTAATATTGTGGAAGGGAATAAGATTGAAGTAATAATGCGTGTAGAATCTAAGGTGAAGAAATATATTAAAACCGATTCACGGGTTTCGATAGTATCTGAAGGACTTGTCGGGAGTAAAGTTATTGATATATCAGCAGGTACTCCGGGTTTACCAGAAATTGAAAATGGAGCTGTACTTACATCGATTAAACCGCTTACAGCGGAGGACATAATGAAATCGTTAAAAGAAACCGGTGATAATGCTACCTTAATTACAAAGGATCTCGCGGATATTACAAACCGTATTAATAAGGGGGAGGGCACTGTAGGACAACTATTAACAAATGATTCACTTTATGAATCTATTAATAATGTACTCCAAAGTTTCGGAGCTCATTCAAAAGATTTAAACGGAATATTTGCAAATCTTGGTCTTGCTATTTCTGGAATTTCAAATGATTTTGATAAACTAACGAAAGAACTTAATTCTACAGTAAAAGATCTGTCTTCAATTACGAGTAAACTTAATTCGAATGAGAGTTTTATTGGTACATTATTAACAGATACACTCTTCTCAAATAATTTGAAGGAAACTATAGAATCGGCAAGGAATACAGCAAAAAATCTTGAAGGAGGTTCGTTTAGTTTTAATCAAAATATGGAAGCACTAAAGCATAATTTCTTCTTTAAAGGATACTTTGAGGATATGGGTTACTGGGATAAGGAAAAATTTGAGATAGAATACGATAACAGAATGCAAAAGCTCAAAGAATCACAAATTAAACTGGACAGCCTTAATAATCTAATCAATAATTATGAAAGGAAATTGAAAGAGAAATAATTATTCGTATGGGAACTACAAATAACTAATATGAATTTTAAATAGTGTAACCTATTAAAAATATAAAATATAATAAAATGCAGGAATATGATATAACAGTTATTGGAAGTGGTCCGGGAGGATACACAGCAGCTATAAGAGCCGCACAATTAGGATTTAAAACAGCCATTGTTGAAAGAGATAAATTAGGTGGGGTATGCCTGAATTGGGGCTGTATTCCGACAAAAGCTCTTATAAAGAGTGCTGAGATGATGAACAAAGTTAAGCATGCAGGTGATTATGGACTTAAGATTGAAGGAGTTGGTTTTGATTTTCCAAAAATAATACAACGATCAAGGAAAGTTGCTGAAGCATCTGAGAAGGGTGTTCAGTTTTTGATGAAGAAAAACAAGATAACTATTATCAATGGGACAGGATCCTTTAAGAAGGACAAGACAATATCGATTAAAGATAAAGACGGTAAGGAAGTTGAGATTATAAAATCGAAACATATTATTCTAGCAACAGGAGCACGTGCAAGGACTCTACCTGGCATTAAGTTTGATGAGAAAAGGATTTTATCTTCAACCGGTGCAATGCTTGTTCAGGATTTTCCGTCAAAACTCACCATTGTGGGTAGCGGAGCTATTGGAATGGAATTTGCATATTTTTATAATGCCTTAGGATCTGAAGTAACGATTATTGAAATGCTGCCTCAAATTCTTCCGATTGAGGATAAGGAAATATCTGATGTAGTTGCCAGAGAATTTAAGAAAAGTGGCATGAAGATATTTACTGAAACGAAGACGGAAAGTGTCGAAGTAAAAGGAAATAAGGTGATTACAAAGGTTAGCGGAAAAGCAAACGATTCTTTTGAATCCGATGCAGTTCTTCTCGCAATTGGAGTTACTGGAAATATCGAGAATCTTGGACTTGAAAACCTTGGAGTCGAGTTGTTCAAGAATGCTATAAAGGTAGACAGTGATTACAAGACTAATGTTGACGGATTATATGCAATTGGTGATGTCGCATTGATAGACGAAAAGGGAAAACCATGGCTTGCTCATGTTGCATCTGCAGAAGCTGTTAACTGTGTAGAAAAAATCAAAGGGCATACAACTGGTGATATCGATTATAATAATATTCCCGGATGTACATATTGCCAGCCACAGGTTGCCTCAGTTGGTATGACAGAAGACAAAGCCAGAGCGGCAGGATATAAACTTAAAATAGGTAAGTTTCCGTTTTCAGCAAATGGTAAATCAAGAGCAGCCGGAGAGATTGCAGGTCTTGTAAAACTAATATTTGATGATGAATACGGTGAATTATTAGGGGCTCATATAGTGGGAGCTGAAGCAACAGAACTTATTAGCGAACTTGTTATGGTGAAATCACTTGAGGGGACAGGGGAGTCAATTATAAAAACAATACATGCACATCCAACCCTTACTGAATCAATACTTGAGGCTGCAGGGGTTGCTTACGGCGAAGCAATAAACCTATAAGTTCACAGAGAAATGTAAATAAAAACGGGGCGTAAGCCCCATTTTTATTAATTATATTTCAGAATATTCTCCTAAACTTATTATTTTACTCTTTTTAATAATTTTTGAATGTTTCCCTATAAGAGAATTTCTTATTACTGAGTTTTCTATATGTGTATTATTTTCAACTATTGAATTCATAATTATACTGTTTTTTAAAATACAGCCGTCATTAATAGCAGTATACGGTCCTATTATGCAATTGTCCAGAGTAACATCTTTACCTATGAAGACAGGGTAATTTAGCATGCAATTTTTATAACTATACTTTTTGATATTCTTTTCCAGCAAGTATTGATTAGTCTCAAGAATTGTCTCATGCTTTCCGCAATCAAGCCAGCCTTCAACATAATACGGAACAAACTTTTCATTCTGCTTTATCATCACTTCCATTGCATCGGTGATCTGATATTCTCCCTTTGTTGTAATGTTGTTTTTTATTATGTGTTCTATAGAATTAAAAAGTAAATTGGAATTTTTAATTAAATAAATGCCTACAATTGCATCATCTGAAGATGAGACTTCAGGCGAGGCAGGTTTTTCAACAAACCTTGAAATAAATCCCTTTTTATTTGTTTCAACAACCCCAAACCTTTTAGGATCATCAACCTTTTTGACTCCTATAGCAGAGAATTTATTTTTAACAATATCCTTCAGGTCAACATCGAACAGCGTATCACCAAGAATAATTAATGCCTCTTCATTTTTTATTGGATCGAACTTTTCTTTTGCGCAAAGGACAGCATGGCCAAGTCCAAGCATTTCTTTCTGCTCTACGAAATCGAATCTGAATTTAAATGTATGTTTCAGATAATTCCTGATTTCATCACCTTTATAACCGATGATGAAAATTATTCGATCGGCAATTTTCTTTTGAATCAGTTCATTTACGATGTAATAAATCATCGGATGTCCTGCAACATTCATTAACACTTTTGGCATAGTCAGGGTGTGAGGTCTTAATCTTGTACCAACACCTGCAACGGGAATAATGACATTCATGAATATATTTTTAAAGTTTACTTTTTATATTATTTATAAACGAATTTAATACTTCATTCAATTTTGATACATCCTTTGCCCCAGCTGTAGCAAGCTGAGGTCTCCCACCACCACCACCGCCAAGTTGTTTAGCGATTTCGGAGATAAATTTACCGGCAGAGAATCCTTTATCCTTTATAAGATTATCGCTAACCGCGCAGACGAGAGAAATTTTATTATCTATGACAGAAGCAACAAGGATTATACC
The window above is part of the Ignavibacteria bacterium genome. Proteins encoded here:
- a CDS encoding DASS family sodium-coupled anion symporter, producing the protein MDSVDEVFPKEVISPLEEKFEKWRNKLGLFLGPVIFVIFYFLPYSSISYQAHTLAAIILWVIVWWITEAVPIPATSLIGAVLCVVFNVADVKKIFAPFADPIVFLFLGSFIIASAMSKHGIDKRFALKILSLKYVGRSTGRILFTFGAITAFISMWISNTAATAMMLPIAIGVVSSVAKIIGDEKGIEIDPKRFKFGTAMMLMTAYSASIGGIGTPVGTPPNLIGIAMIEKFAFFKISFFQWVMIALPMLLIMYGFLFILIYYLNKPETSKLNTSSVFISDFKNKLGSMKAGEFNAIIAFVITVILWLIPGFLALIYGTDSSEYKIYNDHLPESIAALIGAALLFLLPVRVKKLEFTVNWKDAIKIDWGTLILFGGGLSLGNLMFETKLAEYLGTSFINFSGLDTIWGITFAAIFISIIVSEATSNTASANMIVPVVISICIAGNLNPVPPAIGATIGASWGFMLPVSTPPNAIVYGSGMVPITKMIRSGVFFDVIGGLLIWIILRLLLPLFNLA
- the murI gene encoding glutamate racemase, with product MHKRPIGVFDSGIGGLTVARALFESLPNEDIIYLGDSARLPYGTKSKETVILYSIECLKFLLSKKVKMVVVACNTASSVAVPFLQKVTRIPVIGVIVPGSEAAVKATKNNRIGVIGTRGTINSGSYGKCIRRINKNIEVHSKSCSLFVQLSEDGWTDNKIAELTAWEYLHGFKNQKIDTMILGCTHYPILKKTIGKVMGSRIKLIDSGEETARDVKNILAKRNLLSTKKKNGEHKYFVTDSPNNFHQIAERFLGKKIKNVKLVKLH
- the pyrE gene encoding orotate phosphoribosyltransferase; translated protein: MKQEEIIEIFQKTGALLEGHFILTSGYHSPHYFQCAKVLQYPEYLTNFAKQIASYFINDEIDIILSPAIGGIVLGTEVGRILNKRSIFAERVENKLKLRRGFSLDNGLRVLCVEDVVTTGGSVFELINIVRDSFCELAGVGFIIDRSNGRIDFKTKQISLAKFDVIKYAEEELPEWLAAIQVTKPGSRSNQK
- a CDS encoding bifunctional methionine sulfoxide reductase B/A protein; the protein is MDSINKYKTLTPEEEYVLVNKGTERPYSGEYNDNKRKGTYCCKRCNAPLFKSENKFDSHCGWPSFDLEIKGAVNRVLDTDGLRTEIICSNCGGHLGHVFMGEGFTEKNTRHCVNSISLVFEEDSQNSETAYFAGGCFWGVEYLMKKKNGVISTTVGFIGGVKENPTYEEVCTGKTGHAEVLEILFNPEIISFEELAKLFFEIHDFTQVNRQGPDVGTQYRSGVFYTTDEQKKVMEKLIIILTEKGYKVSTEIKKANKFWKAEGYHQDYYEVTGKQPYCHTYKKIFD
- a CDS encoding ABC transporter permease, which codes for MKYTKLIKIKISEAGLIVLFSLRFFRESLKPPFEIREISRQFYYLIVNSLPLVSITGIIIGLTLALQLKPTLGSFGADAMIPSLLSVSILREIGPVIISLICAGKMGSAIGAELGSMKVTEQIFAMEVSAVRPFRYLVVTRVIATTIGVPLLIVYANLLALYGGYIAMKLISNTNFQLYFTTALNVLGFIDVLPSFLKTFLFGFTIGIVGSYKGYNCSRGTESVGIAANSSVVLSSLLIILIDLIMVQLSTLI
- a CDS encoding ATP-binding cassette domain-containing protein, which translates into the protein MIDKYKYIIEIKHLNKSFNSTRIIEDINLNVKRGETIVVLGKSGTGKSVILQCIIGLLIPENGEVIVFGDDIFSMSEKGFNAFRKKTGFLFQSGALYDSMSVRENLEFPLKRHYKLSKNELEVRVKKSLEEVGLLEAINKMPSEVSGGMRKRIGLARTLILQPEIILYDEPTTGLDPATSREISRLIRNIQKERNITSIVVTHDMECVEITADRVVVLKDGKFIINDTYDEVRKSKDEFIKSFFE
- a CDS encoding MlaD family protein, which encodes MNSDFKKNLIVGLFTIVGISLFTFIIFYIGSNDNLFTHTIKVITYFENVSGLKSGTNVTYSGIDVGSVTDINIVEGNKIEVIMRVESKVKKYIKTDSRVSIVSEGLVGSKVIDISAGTPGLPEIENGAVLTSIKPLTAEDIMKSLKETGDNATLITKDLADITNRINKGEGTVGQLLTNDSLYESINNVLQSFGAHSKDLNGIFANLGLAISGISNDFDKLTKELNSTVKDLSSITSKLNSNESFIGTLLTDTLFSNNLKETIESARNTAKNLEGGSFSFNQNMEALKHNFFFKGYFEDMGYWDKEKFEIEYDNRMQKLKESQIKLDSLNNLINNYERKLKEK
- the lpdA gene encoding dihydrolipoyl dehydrogenase, which translates into the protein MQEYDITVIGSGPGGYTAAIRAAQLGFKTAIVERDKLGGVCLNWGCIPTKALIKSAEMMNKVKHAGDYGLKIEGVGFDFPKIIQRSRKVAEASEKGVQFLMKKNKITIINGTGSFKKDKTISIKDKDGKEVEIIKSKHIILATGARARTLPGIKFDEKRILSSTGAMLVQDFPSKLTIVGSGAIGMEFAYFYNALGSEVTIIEMLPQILPIEDKEISDVVAREFKKSGMKIFTETKTESVEVKGNKVITKVSGKANDSFESDAVLLAIGVTGNIENLGLENLGVELFKNAIKVDSDYKTNVDGLYAIGDVALIDEKGKPWLAHVASAEAVNCVEKIKGHTTGDIDYNNIPGCTYCQPQVASVGMTEDKARAAGYKLKIGKFPFSANGKSRAAGEIAGLVKLIFDDEYGELLGAHIVGAEATELISELVMVKSLEGTGESIIKTIHAHPTLTESILEAAGVAYGEAINL
- a CDS encoding sugar phosphate nucleotidyltransferase, producing MNVIIPVAGVGTRLRPHTLTMPKVLMNVAGHPMIYYIVNELIQKKIADRIIFIIGYKGDEIRNYLKHTFKFRFDFVEQKEMLGLGHAVLCAKEKFDPIKNEEALIILGDTLFDVDLKDIVKNKFSAIGVKKVDDPKRFGVVETNKKGFISRFVEKPASPEVSSSDDAIVGIYLIKNSNLLFNSIEHIIKNNITTKGEYQITDAMEVMIKQNEKFVPYYVEGWLDCGKHETILETNQYLLEKNIKKYSYKNCMLNYPVFIGKDVTLDNCIIGPYTAINDGCILKNSIIMNSIVENNTHIENSVIRNSLIGKHSKIIKKSKIISLGEYSEI